A DNA window from Drosophila biarmipes strain raj3 chromosome 2R, RU_DBia_V1.1, whole genome shotgun sequence contains the following coding sequences:
- the LOC108030271 gene encoding guanine nucleotide-binding protein subunit beta-like protein 1, giving the protein MAVLPPDPVFSLRSPDMGAVNSLCFQENDRLLAGTIKGSVFLWDLQTNRSALHFEVGSDPITSLHHTPDRLVTQEKGGTITMFSIGGSSYVKERSIPGNHLGYCRSALHTGTSNTNEQLLFYPCEESSIGVLHVTDAAAPTQMLTPEDPQLPKLGSVTCFKPFESASQLFLLAGYESGHFLTWDISSGVIVDVLELAQDATCVDYDPVTNRGIVGSPTDKLISFSYQRPSMQLQRGSELSIKNPGVNCVRIRSDQKVFASAGWDGRIRIFSWKSLRPLAVLTQHKNGGVMDLAYSSQQVAMWRAPIMAAAGMDSQISLWDLYN; this is encoded by the exons ATGGCTGTGCTACCACCAGACCCTGTATTCAGCCTGCGATCCCCCGACATGGGAGCCGTGAACTCACTTTGCTTTCAGGAAAACGATCGCCTGTTGGCGGGAACCATTAAAGGCAGTGTTTTCCTTTGGGACTTGCAG ACCAACCGCTCCGCCCTGCACTTCGAAGTAGGATCCGACCCCATAACCAGCCTGCACCACACCCCCGATCGCCTGGTGACCCAGGAGAAGGGCGGCACCATCACCATGTTCTCCATCGGCGGCAGTAGCTACGTAAAGGAGCGCAGCATTCCAGGCAACCACCTAGGCTACTGTCGATCTGCCCTGCACACGGGCACCAGCAACACCAATGAGCAGCTGCTCTTCTATCCCTGCGAGGAGTCCTCCATCGGGGTGCTCCATGTAACAGATGCAGCGGCCCCAACCCAGATGCTAACCCCAGAGGACCCGCAGCTGCCAAAACTGGGCAGTGTGACCTGCTTCAAGCCCTTCGAGTCCGCCTCGCAGCTCTTCCTGCTGGCTGGCTACGAGTCCGGTCACTTCCTCACCTGGGACATCAGCTCGGGCGTCATTGTGGATGTGCTAGAGCTGGCGCAGGATGCCACCTGCGTGGATTATGATCCAGTGACGAATCGCGGCATTGTGGGTAGTCCTA CCGACAAACTAATTAGTTTCAGCTACCAACGACCGTCTATGCAACTACAGCGGGGCTCGGAGCTGAGCATCAAGAATCCAGGAGTGAATTGCGTCCGAATTCGCTCCGACCAGAAGGTGTTTGCCAGTGCCGGCTGGGACGGACGCATTCGGATCTTCTCGTGGAAAAGCCTCCGACCACTGGCCGTGCTGACGCAGCACAAAAATGGCGGAGTAATGGACCTGGCCTACTCCAGCCAACAGGTGGCCATGTGGCGGGCTCCCATCATGGCGGCAGCCGGCATGGACAGCCAAATATCCCTGTGGGACCTCTACAACTGA